The following coding sequences lie in one Leucoraja erinacea ecotype New England chromosome 20, Leri_hhj_1, whole genome shotgun sequence genomic window:
- the snu13b gene encoding SNU13 homolog, small nuclear ribonucleoprotein b (U4/U6.U5), which translates to MTEQEVNPKAYPLADAQLTKTILDLVQQAGSYKQLRKGANEATKTLNRGIAEFIVMAADAEPLEIILHLPLLCEDKNVPYVFVRSKQALGRACGVCRPVIASSVTIKEGSQLKPQIQSVQQAVERLLV; encoded by the exons ACAGAACAAGAAGTTAACCCAAAGGCCTACCCCCTTGCAGATGCTCAGCTGACAAAGACGATACTGGATCTCGTTCAACAAGCTGGCAGCTACAAGCAGCTTCGgaagggagccaatgaag CCACCAAGACTCTGAACAGAGGGATTGCAGAGTTCATAGTGATGGCAGCAGATGCGGAGCCCCTGGAGATCATCCTTCACCTCCCTCTCCTGTGCGAAGACAAGAACGTGCCATACGTCTTTGTGCGGTCAAAGCAGGCTCTGGGGCGGGCATGCGGAGTGTGCAGACCAGTCATTGCATCGTCCGTGACCATAAAGGAGGGCTCGCAGCTGAAGCCTCAGATCCAGTCTGTGCAGCAAGCCGTTGAACGCCTCTTGGTTTGA